TACTCACCCATTCTGTCATTCAAAAAAAATAACTTAGGTACACATGGGAATATGGGATGCTTTTTTTAATCGTCAGGGACGGAACCGGGAGCGAGAGTATATTAACCAATTATTTCGGATAGCTTGGGCCGACGGAAGCTTAGACAAGATAGAAGTAGAGTATATTTATTCGGTGGGAAAAAAGTTGGGTATGACCAAGGAAGAACTTGAAGATACCCGCGATAATTTCAACCCGGACACCCTTGCGTACAAACCGCCCCGCAAGCGCGAAGAGCGATTTTTCATGCTCTTCTATTTAATTAATATGATCCGGGCTGATGGTGTAATTCATCCTGAAGAAATGCGGATTACCGAGAACATTGTGATGAAACTCGGCTACTCACCCGATACGGTAGACACTATTTTAAAGACCATCAAAATCAATCAAGATCAAGGAATGTCCCCCGAAGAAACCTACGCCAGCTTGACTGAGAAGCTAAGTTAAAAAGAGAGCATTCATATTTCCTTTTGCTAATAGAATTAGGACTAGTATGAAAAATCGTCGTTTCATCTATCGTTGAAATAAAGCTAAGGTGCATAATATGTCACGAACTGTTTATTGGGTTCGTACCAAATTATGAGTCCATGACGAGCCTCAGGATCACCATGTTCCAATATGTCTCCCTCAAAACTATCAAGATAGCTAGCATATTCAGCTTCGCTAATATTCATTCCTTCATCCTTGAAGGATATCATTCCCATGCTGATAGCGGTTTTTCTGTCGATTCCTGGGTAATCATCCCGAGAACTTAATTGGGGTAGTGCGTGAAAAATAGCAATTGTCAGTACCACCCAGGGACTCATCTTTTCGTAGCCAAATAATTCTTCATCATCTCTGAGTGATAAAAAAGGATTCTTCAACTCTTCTTTCCATAATACTTCTCCTTCTCTTGACCATGTAGAGCTTACAAATACATCATTATCAAGAACATGCACTCGTGAACAGATAGTATCTGACTCACTAATACCATCAATATCTCCGATGACTAGTATAGTTGTATCAATAGGTTCTCCTTCAAATTTGCTAATGGTTCGAAGGAGCTCCTCAATAAATTGTTTGCTTCTTGTATCGGCACCTTCAAGTAAGTCTTCGTACCTATTAATAGTGAGTGGATCGATTCTGAGAGACTTTCGTTTAAGATTATTCTCTAGATCAACAATTAGTTTAATATTCTTCTGCTCGACAGCAGTTAATAAGGAATCTACATTTTGATATTTTGGCTTATACCAATCGTACTTGCTAAAGTATTCGGCTAGATCTTCAGACTTGAATACATAACCATGCTTGGCGAATATCTCATTTCTAAGAATCTTTAGTTCATCAAGTGATTTGCTTTTCAGATCAGATCTGGTGTACGCTACTTCTTCTATAATCTCTTCTTTTTCTTGTTGAGGAGTAGCACAAGAGACAAAGAGGATGGCTATAGCTATTATTATATTTCTCACTCTACAACTATTTAATTGCTTATTTACCAGCAACTACCACGTCGTGGGTCGCCGCCCACTGAAAGAGGTTTTGCTTTTGCAGGGCGTTCGCCATCAGGTCGGGGAAGAGATCGGGGGTGCAGGCGAAAGCCGGAATGTTGTTTGCAGCTAAGAAAGCTGCGTTACCATGATCGAAGTAGGGTTTACCTTCATCGTTTAGCGCTAGCAACACGACTAGTTGTACTCCACTACCTACCAGCGAAAGAATTCGCTTCTTCATTTCGGCTACGTTGCCACCTTCGCACAGGTCGGTGATGAGTACCAGCACGGTATCGTTGGGACGGGTGACGGACTGTTGGCAGTAGCGAAGGGCTCGCTCAATATCGGTTCCTCCGCCCAGCTGCACTCCAAATAACAAATCAACCGGGTCTTGTAAGTCTTCGGTCAAATCGGCTACCGAGGTGTCAAATACCACCATGCGAGTGTTTACCGCCGGAATGGAAGCCATCACCGCCCCAAAAATGCCGGAATACACTACTGATGTACCCATCGATCCGCTCTGATCTACGCACAGAATAATGTCCTTCAGCGCACTGCGTTTGCGCCCGTAACCAATCCGGGTCTCGGGAATAATGGTTTTGTATTCGGCCTGGTAGTGCTTGAGGTTACGCAGAATAGTCGCATGC
This region of Tunicatimonas pelagia genomic DNA includes:
- a CDS encoding YARHG domain-containing protein; translation: MRNIIIAIAILFVSCATPQQEKEEIIEEVAYTRSDLKSKSLDELKILRNEIFAKHGYVFKSEDLAEYFSKYDWYKPKYQNVDSLLTAVEQKNIKLIVDLENNLKRKSLRIDPLTINRYEDLLEGADTRSKQFIEELLRTISKFEGEPIDTTILVIGDIDGISESDTICSRVHVLDNDVFVSSTWSREGEVLWKEELKNPFLSLRDDEELFGYEKMSPWVVLTIAIFHALPQLSSRDDYPGIDRKTAISMGMISFKDEGMNISEAEYASYLDSFEGDILEHGDPEARHGLIIWYEPNKQFVTYYAP
- a CDS encoding vWA domain-containing protein, producing MNSEQLRRWRLILGEGEADGTGVSLSGSDQIIDQSLTALYDGERGSGLGPSSPNVARWLGDIRTYFPSSVVQVMQQDAFKRLNLTSMLTEPEMLQAVEPDVQLVANLMTLSRVIPDKTKDTAREVVQKVVDALMKKLTQPMQQAVTGSLNRSVRNKRPRHNEINWHATILRNLKHYQAEYKTIIPETRIGYGRKRSALKDIILCVDQSGSMGTSVVYSGIFGAVMASIPAVNTRMVVFDTSVADLTEDLQDPVDLLFGVQLGGGTDIERALRYCQQSVTRPNDTVLVLITDLCEGGNVAEMKKRILSLVGSGVQLVVLLALNDEGKPYFDHGNAAFLAANNIPAFACTPDLFPDLMANALQKQNLFQWAATHDVVVAGK